The window tCACGGAAATAGTTCTCAAATACTGTGATGAGCCTCTTTAGTTGAAGGTGTTGTCGCTCATGTTTGATTGGACTCCTTAGTTGAAGAAGTTGTCTCTCATGGTTGAAAGTTGTCTCAGTCAGGGGTGTAGCTCTACTCTTTGGACATTCCACAAATGATTTTGCTCTTCCAACTATTCATTTCCATCACAACTGCAACTTTTTAATCAGTCCACTGTGTCTGTACTATtactgaaaaaaaatatatatttccataAAGGTACCACACATAAACAAAAACACTGCGGACAGAAACAGTGAGTTACTATATTACCCCTTGTCTGACAATTCTCCACTGATGGTAGAGACTGGGCAAGGACTGATGTAGATCACATGACACAAGGGATTAGGAATATATGCCTACTGTCTGGATCAATTAGTTAATAGTGAGTTCTTGAGAAGATTTGCTATTATCCATCTTCTATTGCCCCATCGTCAGTGTAAGAAGTCCAGTCAGTCCAAGCCAAGTGAACCTGCTAGAACTACTGCAACAGACAGGCGGTGAACAAAATAATAGGTATAAAGATGTTAAACTGCTAACTGAACTGCTAATTTAGACTACTAAACCTAAAAGGAAGAGCCCTTGACTTGACATTTTTCTTTGATCATGGTAATAGTGTGACATGAGGAAATTGAAATCAGTTCTACAAGTCATTGTAGAAAAGGTACAGGGCCAGTTTCTCAGACCCAGACCCAgtttagtcctggactaaaatgcACTTTCAATGGAAACTATCAATTGGAAAAGATTTTTTCAtccaggactaggtttaatcAGGGTCCAGGAAACTGTCTCCAGTCATCTCTACAGAGAATTACATTGAGCCATATACAGGCAGGACCCAGTATATTCCAATGGTGAAATGTGAAGTCCATGTCTTGCCAAAGGTTAGTTACACAATGTCCCTTACATGGGatcctcctttttgtttgcaaaTATGATTACTCATAAAGGCCAGGCATTTGGTAATCCCTCTTTAAGGTGATGCTATTTCTTTTGACCTTCCTTGATAACCTGTGTGACAGAATGTACATTGTCTCTGTTGCAGCATAATTATGTCATAAGTACATCAACTTTAtgataaacatttattttattccaTGGCTCAGTAGTAGGCCTAACATTTTACCAGTTGACTGTGTCTCCAAATACCCCGTGTTACATTTGTGTATACAAGATGTGAAAATCCTGATATCGATATGAGAAAcatttatcaaatgtatttacactAAAGAGACAGGTTGCAGAGGTTGGAAAAACACACTTGTGGGACTGACTGTCCTTGTTTCCTATAGTTGAACAGTGtgaagatctcaattgcatactacTTGTGTACTCTCttcggctcctctctccggctccTTCTCAAAACCAATTGGAtcagaaagccagaggtccctcccctctgatctCCGCCATTGGATTTTGAGGATGCGAGGAATATGTAATTGAGATATTCCCAGTGTGTTGACTGAACATAACCCCGTCTAGCACATCTTGGCTCATGTAATCTGCTGACTAGGTGTTTCATAGAGACACAGATAAGTATCATTAGCCTGAGTGTCAAGGCCATCTGGAGACACTCTCATAACTTTGTCTGAAAATGTACAGATAAGGACATAATATATTCAAAGGATATATTCAGTTGGCAAAATTTACTTGAAAAACGTACTGATACAAATTAAGCAAACCCCACACTTAAAATGTTAGCATTTATTGCTTCATATGAATACTGTGCTGAAAGCCAATCATTCAATTTACAGAGATGTCAATCGGTTTCACAAAGGCAGTGAACACATATTACAATCTACAAAATCTACTTTACAGAAATGTTTATCCTAATATATAAAAAGACAGTTGCAGAAACTGGTAAAGATATGGCAGCCAGTAAACTCTCAAAATAAAATCAAACAAGATTCTTGTGATCAATGACTGTTAGTGCTGATATTGACATTTCAATTTGACAAATGTAATTTTATTCAATTGAAAAGATTGTGAGAACTAAAGTAAACCATGTTTTCTTACCATTTGAGTAAATCGGACACAAAAACTGACAGTAACTGTGGTCAACAAACAAAAGCATTCACTCAATACTGTCAGACAACAGAAATCAGGAAATTGCCAATATTATTGTGTTCTGATGTTTTGGAAGACTCAGCAACAGGTGAGAAGGTAGAGAACGATGAGATAGAGTGCTCCTGGGATGTTTAGAGCAATTTGTTCACAGCTATACAGTGctgtcagaaagtattcattcccctCAACCTATCCCACATTTTGTTGGGTTAAAGCCCAAATTCAATTTTCCTACACAaaataccacataatgtcaaagtgaaaacatatatttttgcaaatgtattgaatcaTAAATAcatataatttacataagtattcacacccgagtcaaaAACACCTTTGGTGGCGATTACAGCTTTGTGTCGTCTTGGGTACGTCtgcatcagctttgcacatctggatttggggatttcctcccattcttccttgcagattttctcaagctctgttaagttaaaTGGGAAGtggcggtgaacagcaatcttcaagtctttccatagattttcaatggGCTTTGGttgagccactcaaggactttcaaaCTCTTTTTCTGAAGtcattccagcattgctttggctatatgcttggggtcattgtcctgttggaatgtaaatcttcaccccagtccAAGGtaatttgcactctgaagcaggttctcatcaggGATTTGACACCATTCATTGTTCGCGGTATCCTTACCAATCTCTcaatccctgccactgaaaagcatccctatagcaagatgctgccaccaccgctatacagtagggatggtgttagatgggTGATTAGCTGTGCCTGTTTCTCTCTagacatagcgctttgcattcaggccaattTGTTTCTCATCAGACAACAGAATATTTTGCCTTATGCTCCATCTTTCatgactttttgcaaactccaggcctTCCATCATGTCCCTTTTTGCTAGGAgcagcttctgtctggccactctcccataaagctcaGATTGGTGAAGTGCACAAAGACTTCTGGCTTCTGAGAAcagcaggttagcctagtggttagagcgttggactagtaaccggaaggttacaagttctaatccacgagctgacaaagtataaatctgtcattctgcccctgaacaggaaagtcagttaagaacaaaatcttattttcactgttcctaggccgtcattgaaaaaaaagaatttgttcttaactgacttgcctagttaaataaaggtaaaaaaaaaaaaaaataccttctggcaggttctcccatctcaaccaaggaactctgtagttctgtcagagtagtcattgggttcttggtcacctcacttaCCAAAGGTCTTTCTTGCCTTGGTCGGACAGCTAGCTCTAGGCAGCAGGGTAAATCTATATTTTTTCAATGTCCCAATGATAGAGACCACTGCGCTCGCAAAAACTCTAaaattgttttatacccttcccccagatatatgcctcatcacaatcgTGTCTCGCACTCTACGGACAGtcccttggacttcatggtaatAGTTTCTGCtttgacatgaactgtcaactgtggaaccttatatagacaggtgtttttcctaaatcatgtccaaacaaatTAATcagccacaggtggactccaatcaagttgtagtgacagctcaaggatgatcaaaggaagtTGGCTGCTCCTGAGCTCAGTTTGGTGTGACATAACAAAGGGGTGTGTATACCTTTAAGTTAGacatttatttcattttcaataaatttgcaaagacttctaaaaatgtgttttcattctgggttattgtgtgttaacATTTAAGCTATTTTGAAATCAAGCTGCAAAATCTTTTGggaataagtcgaggggtatgaatactttctgaaagcactgtttTGTTCAATCAGAGTGCAATAGTACATGAGGATTGGTTGCAATCCATGGTTTCGGTATGTTTACTATGCAAGATTACCAAACTTGCGGGGCAAGGGCTTCCAGCGGTTTTATGGAACAGATGTGTGTCATGGACAATCCTTCATACTTTACATTCCAAAGTATGGACAACTACACTAGAAATTTAAACATAGATGTGAACGGTAGCTTTACCAAGGGAAAACCCAAGGCATCCCACAGATCCAGAGGAGACCCTAACTGGGCCGGCCAACATGATACATTCACCACAGATTGAGATCACAAAACACACAGAAGTGGCTGATTCATTCCTTATGACAATGTTAACCAAGCAGCTTTAGAACTGGTGTCTAAAATAGCAGTAAATATTAAAATGACAGTGATCCATGAGAGAAATAAAAACTATCAAGGTGATAAAAAAAAGTACAGCTGAGTCGTTTTTTTGAATGCcacaggctttaaaaaaaatctagctGGAGGGGAACTTTAAATGATAAGTTCCAGTTTTTAAAAACAGACTGATGCGTGGCCGTCAGGAGGTGGGTGGGTCTTACAAGGTGTGAAGAGACCCGAGGGTGAAAATCCTCTGAGGCCTCACACAAAAAGCCTCCCTGTGCTGGGAGATTACAGGTCCATAGTGGTAGAGATCTCCTGTATTTGGTACAAtgtcaatatacagtgtaaagTAATGTTGGGCCTCAGGTTAGTCCTGTTCCATGGGCTCATCTGCAGTCTCTGAGCTTTCCGAACAGTTTTCTGCAGCAGCGCCCTCTGCCAACGACTCAGCTGTACTGCtgggagaggcagaggggatAGGCTCTTCACTGGGTGCTCCCTCCCcattgctgctactgctgctacttactGGGTCACTGCAATCGccttcctcctgttcctctaaACTCAGATCATTCCCTGACTGAGCAAGCTGCTCCTCTGACTGGTCCATGGTGTTGTCACTCTTTAGTCTGTGGGTGGGGCCATACTCAGCCTCCCTCTCTGATGTCTCTTCCTCGTCAAAGGGATCTTCTGTCTGAGTACTAGAGGGCTCTGGGGGACAGAAGGCAAGAACAATAATACCATTACATCCTTCCATAAATCAATCCATTTTAGCAATGTTATTTTTAGATTCATGTCATTTTCCCTTTCACAAATCACGTAATGTGATTTGAAAATTCCCCATTGTACAAAATACATACCATGATCGTCTGTGGTGAGCATATCAGCAGACTTATCTTTTTCTTCCTCAACAACATCTGTTGACGATTCTGGCATGTCTGATGAACTTTGGGCAGGTGCAGGACATGACATCTCCTTGTctacctcatcctcctcttcatccatgTCTTTGTCAAACTTCAGCCTCTTGACTTCGTGGCTCTCTGCCTCCGTTGCATCCTCTTCCGGATGCTTGGTCTTCATCGGACTGCTCTGTGTGGCATCACTTTCCGATACCGAGGAATCACTAAAGGAAGGGTCAAAACATCAGAACCAGTTGCtctaattttatatatatatatatatatatatatatatatatatatcttataaAACATTTACATGTGGTATCAGTGCATTATATTTCTGCTGACAGTCACACAATGCTATTTACCTGACAACATGCTCCTCCTCTTGTTCTGTGAGTGGCTCCTTATCGTCTGTGCTGTCAGGGAGACCGTTTGTAGCCAGAGAGGTGGATAGTGATAGCTTTGGTCTGTTCAGTGGCCTTGGGGTGCTTGGTCCATTTACATTCCTGCCGTAAGGAGAGGAAATAATCTCTGCATAATCTAATACTTTCATACAATCAAATGTTGTTGCAACTGAATCCATGTTGCAATTTCATTTAATTAATAACAAGGAGATTAATTCAAACAACACCACAGTGTCACCCACTGTCTGACAATCATATCTGGTATGAGTAAATTAGTAAACCTTCTCCCCCTATGTTCAGGGATCCCTGGAAAGAAAGACTGCTAGGTTTAATTTGGGTTCCTTATCCCTTTtttgatgtttttatttttttttaatagcATAACTGAAAGTTAACCATTGACAAGTAGGTATCTCTCACCTTTCTGAATAAATAGCGGTATTGCCAGGGAACATCACTCCATTCATTCTATTTACACTGGTTGCCCCATTTTTCCTTTAAAAAGAGGCACAGCGAGTCAACAAATCCAAATGATTGTTAGCTTTAAAGTGCTATACatagcattttttttttgcattgtaatttcagTACATTGCCATAATATGTCTGGCACTAATGGTGGAAGGATAGTGTTTCACAGTATTGCTTACCCACAGTGTTGTGATTGGCTATGATATTTGCCTATTGATTTTGCCTGCCGGTGCGGCATCTGTTGTCAAACTAGGATAGctgttctgactttgtggctgtgttatctagtggaaactAATTtcttggttgctaaaattctacacTGTTCTTGTAAacgtgtgaaatggctagctagttagcggggtgcgcgctaatagcgtttcaatcagtgacgtcactcgctctgagaccttgaagtagttgtttcccttgctctgcaagggcctgggcttttgtggagcaatgggtaacgtTGCTTCAAGGGTGACTGTGGTCAATGTGTGCagggggtccctggttcgagccaaGGTAGGGGCGAGAAGAGGGACGGAAGCAGTATTGTTACATTCGCTCAATTTCTGTGAGAAAACAAGCACAATAttgtagggaatcattgtaccatctaaatcaataacaacaacaaaaatcttattttcagctgtttgaagagGGTGaaccaaaacaaaaaaaaagttaCTTTCGttttttggtccaccagcttcaaacagctgtgaatatgatttttgttgttgctgaaaaTAAGTTTCACagcgatttagatggtacaatgattccctacaaTATTGAGTGCTTGTTTTCTCACATAAGTGGAAATTGAGCGAACAgtgtagaattttagcaaccaggaaattagccatttccactagataacacagccaaaGTCAGAACAGCTTTCCCAGTTTGACGAAAGATGCCGCACTGGCGGAAGAAATCAACAAGTGAATATCACAGtgaatcaaaatgcaacactgTAATACTTTGAAAcactatcattccactattaGCCACTGATATTTTCTGTAATTACAATGCAAAAAATCCTGTGTACAATAGCACCTtttaagtattttttttatttttatagcaaAACACTTTTAGGTATAAGCTAAAGGGGTAGGTAGAGAAACATGACAGAATACTTACTCTGACGTAGGACACACACAGCTGACCACCATCACATTCTGCAAAACATAAACACCATCAATCCCAAGCATTTATATTGTATATTAATACAAGCAATTCTAACTTGTTTATAAAAAATTCAACTGGGCCATGCGAGAATACATTACTCAACACAAGGACATGTATATGTGACATAGGTATTCTTACTAGGCTTAATACCCTCATTCAAACACCCATTACAAGTAATGATGTCAGTAGAAGTGATGATACTTACCTTCTCCACTCCCCTGAGGAACTTGTCTGTTCCTGTGTAGTTCCTCTTTGGCTCAGTCAGTAACTCACACAGACGCTGGATGGTGAACGGAATCCTGGAAAAATGTGGATTTGTCAAGAAGGTATACTTTCCTCACCGTGGCTGTATACTAGGGCTACACAAAGACCTACTGGTAAAACAAGAAAAAGGGTCATTTTATTAGACGTTTCAGCACTGGTTAGTAGAGGATACTCACCCGTTGTATCCTTCTACGATTTTGAGaatcctctccttcatctcttcaAATGGAATGTACTCCACATTAggattggctggccctcgctggTCTGGTGTCGAGGCTCTGAAGTCATCCATTACCTTCTCAAGTTTAAACAGGAAATAACTTTTGAACTGTGACCATGAAATCCTGGAAAAGATGAGACCAAAAAGTTATCCTCTCTAGATCAGACACCTTGTAACCTATCCAACAGAGATGCAGCCTTGATGCTGTGATAACTACCAGTCTTGGGACCACACAATCATGTCTCCTCAAACAACTTTGGATTTGGTAGCATATCGAGATTTCTGGAATATGACTATCCACGAGTTGTAATTTACCAGTCGTTTTATTTATATCCTGTATTGACACATTGTCTTCTCATTATAAAAGTGGCTGGCATTGTTGGGATCATTTATCAGACACTCACATCGTTTCTCCCGTTTTGGCGACATGACACAGAAATTGATCCAGGGCAGGGCAGGCATCTTTCTTCCCTTTCTTCTCGAAGTCTGAACGTAGATGCATGAAAATAGGAAACTATTTCAAGTTATGTGCAGTGTTGGGTAACGTTAGCAGGCACCAATAATTAACTGAACGGCAACCACAGCGTTAGCGATCTAACAGTACCTAGCTAGAAAACTAATTAACCATCCATGGCCAACAAACTAAGTTACAGCGACCGGATAACTATGTAACTACAATGTGGGTAAAATAGTTTCAACACAATACACCTATTCATATACGTTTTGAATTATACAAGT of the Oncorhynchus kisutch isolate 150728-3 linkage group LG17, Okis_V2, whole genome shotgun sequence genome contains:
- the LOC109908125 gene encoding serine/threonine-protein phosphatase 4 regulatory subunit 2-A-like isoform X2 produces the protein MHLRSDFEKKGKKDACPALDQFLCHVAKTGETMISWSQFKSYFLFKLEKVMDDFRASTPDQRGPANPNVEYIPFEEMKERILKIVEGYNGIPFTIQRLCELLTEPKRNYTGTDKFLRGVEKNVMVVSCVCPTSEKNGATSVNRMNGVMFPGNTAIYSERNVNGPSTPRPLNRPKLSLSTSLATNGLPDSTDDKEPLTEQEEEHVVSDSSVSESDATQSSPMKTKHPEEDATEAESHEVKRLKFDKDMDEEEDEVDKEMSCPAPAQSSSDMPESSTDVVEEEKDKSADMLTTDDHEPSSTQTEDPFDEEETSEREAEYGPTHRLKSDNTMDQSEEQLAQSGNDLSLEEQEEGDCSDPVSSSSSSNGEGAPSEEPIPSASPSSTAESLAEGAAAENCSESSETADEPMEQD
- the LOC109908125 gene encoding serine/threonine-protein phosphatase 4 regulatory subunit 2-A-like isoform X1 — its product is MEIDTLLEGFTDFEKKGKKDACPALDQFLCHVAKTGETMISWSQFKSYFLFKLEKVMDDFRASTPDQRGPANPNVEYIPFEEMKERILKIVEGYNGIPFTIQRLCELLTEPKRNYTGTDKFLRGVEKNVMVVSCVCPTSEKNGATSVNRMNGVMFPGNTAIYSERNVNGPSTPRPLNRPKLSLSTSLATNGLPDSTDDKEPLTEQEEEHVVSDSSVSESDATQSSPMKTKHPEEDATEAESHEVKRLKFDKDMDEEEDEVDKEMSCPAPAQSSSDMPESSTDVVEEEKDKSADMLTTDDHEPSSTQTEDPFDEEETSEREAEYGPTHRLKSDNTMDQSEEQLAQSGNDLSLEEQEEGDCSDPVSSSSSSNGEGAPSEEPIPSASPSSTAESLAEGAAAENCSESSETADEPMEQD